One Companilactobacillus heilongjiangensis genomic window, TCCAACAGTTGGAAAATTATCAAGAGGACCTGTCGAAAGAATTATACGGTGCTCGAAATAATGAACAAAAATTTATTCAATCAAAAATTAACAATATTTCTATGGAATATCGTAATGAGTTGACTGAACTTTATCAGAACCAAAAAGATCAGCGAGAATACACTGAATCTTGGGTGCATGACATTAAAGTTCCTTTGGCGGCATTGAAGTTATCCCAAGATGACGACTTGGACCCCGACTTGATTGCTGAAGAACTAGACCAAATCGATTATTTGGTTGATCAAGCACTCTACTTTGCCCGTTTAAATAATTTCTCGAATGATTATTTAATTCAAGAACAAGATTTAAACGACATCGTCAAAGCCTGCATCAGAACCAACAAACGCCTATTTATCAGCAAACGTATCGGCATCAATTTTGACATCACCGATAAGAAAATTTTAACCGATGAGAAATGGCTGAGCTTTATCATCAATCAGATTTTGGCTAACAGTTTGAAGTATACCGATAACGGCGGTAAGATTTCAGTCTTCACAACTACAGACGACAATAATATCGAATTACATATTAAAGATAACGGTATCGGGATTGCTGACCAAGATATCAGTCGAATCTTTAACAAAGGATTCACCGGTAGCAATGGTCGGAAATCTGGCAGCAAGTCTACCGGTATGGGATTGTATTTGACTAAGAAGATGGTCGATAAACTTGGCCATACAATCAGTGTTAATTCACATCCTGGCGACGGTACCGAAACCATAATTACATTCTTGGATTTACCATACTACAAGTAATTTTAAAATTATTACTACGCTGAAATCTCTTTGGTAAAGAATCAATGCCTAAATAGATTTCAGCTTTTTTATTTTATGCACAACAAAAGGACCAGTGAAATTTCTCACTGATCCTTTTTGAGTTCACAAATTATTAACTTTAAATCCCCAACCAACAAAAAAACAACGAATACATTAGTCGGAGGGAGACAGGGATTTGGAAGACTGCTGTGAAAGTGGCGTTACGGCTTTAGCCGTTACACCACCGGGCGAGTTTGGAGACTTACCGAACTGTGGTAAGGCTTCAAAAACCGAGGTTCGAGACCGCACTTCGGCTCGGACCGGTCCGCATAGCGGCTTCCAAATCCCTGTCTCCCGGAGGCGGAAACCTATTTCTCAATAGCAGAAATAATTAATTTTTCAATCTCATCAAGATCCTCATTTACTTGCATATCGCTCTTAACTCCAAAAATCTTGTAATTTTGCAAAAAGTAAACCAGCACCTGCGAAACTATCAGTCGAATGATTGACTCCGGTTTAATATCCGACCTAACTTCATCACTGTTCTCGACTAAATCAGTAAACACTTTAAAAATTCCTGCACCACGTTCAGAGATTAATTCCATAAATTTAGCTTTAACTTTATCCTTTGTCAAAATCTCCGAAAGCATAATTGATGCAACCTCACGATTATCAGCAATGAACTGATAGCGACTACGAACCACGTAGTGAATAAATGATTTTAAATTGTTTCCGTGAGCCTGCAAAGAATTCTGAAAGTCCTCAACGTACACCGGAATAATATTTTCCATCAATGGAGCAATAATGAAATATAATAAATCTTCTTTAGTCTTAAAATATTTAAAAATAGTTGCTTGACTCATCCCTGATTCTTTAGCAATTTCTTGAGTCGATGTACCATCAAATCCTTGTGCTGAAAAGAGTTTCAACGCTGCCAAAACAACCTTTTTCTTTCCAGCTGGCATGTCAGAATCTTCTACCCATGCTTTAAAATCTTTCGATATTTGTTGCTCTGCCACAAAATCAAGTCCCTTCTATACTTTACGATAACGTTTCAGTCCTAAGATATTTAAAATTGTTAATACTACTAAGAAAACCAAGAGTGCGCCAATCGGTGCCTGAATTTGACTGAGCTTGGCTCCACTCATAACTACATCGGCTGTCGCTTGCCCAGAATACTTGAGCGGCAATATATACGAAATATTTTGTACCCAATGTGCCATAGTATCCAACGGAATAATTCCTGAGAAGAATACTTGTGGAATCACGATAATGGGAATAAATTGCATCATTTGGAACTCTGATTTGGCGAAAGTCGACATCAAAATGCCGAATGCTAAAGCCACCATCGCTAAAATGACATTGACGATAACTACATTCCACATACTTCCAATCACTTCGACTTTTAATACATAAATTGTGAACAAAACGATAACAAGCGTCTGAACGATTGCTAACAAGCCGTAACTGATCATATAACCAAAAACGATTTCGGAACGTCTGACTGGTGTCGCTAACAAGCGGTCTAATGTTCCGGTCGTTCTTTCTTTCAACAGTGCCATCCCCGAGATTAAGAACACGAAGAAGAAAACAAAGAATCCCATTAAGATTGGCAAAATTTTATCAAAAAATGACGTATCTTTATCACCGTAAACGTAAGAATTGTGAATCTTCGGTGTCTTCTGATTTTTAGATTGCATCATTGCGGCGGCTTGAGGATTGTTGGCTGCCAGGGATTTTAATGTAGTTTTCAATTCCTCAATATTAGTTGCAACCATTGAAGCTTTCAAAGCTGCTTTTGTCGCGGTAGTCTTACTGGCATCGGTATTGGCGTTCTTTACGTAAAAATTACCATTCTTATAACGAACAATCCCATCAACTTTCTGATTTTTCAAAGCTTTGTTAGCTTTGGCTTGAGTTGCATACTTATAAACCTTGATATGGTCAACTTTCTTAATCTGTGTGACCAAGCTGCTTTGAACATTAACGGTCGCAATATTGACATTGGTTGTCGAATTAGACGTAAAAACGACTTTCATCAAAACTAAAATTAAGATTGGAGCGACGAACATTAAGGCTAAAGTCCGTTTGTCACGAAATAGCTCCTTTAAAACACGTTTAGCGATAGACCACGTTCTTTTCATTCTCGTATTCCACCTTTAAGAAAACATTCTCGATTGTATTTTCATTATATTGAGCCTTGAGATTGGCTGGAGTATCATAAGCAATCAACTGACCGCCCAGAATCAATGCCACATCATCAACCAATTCAGCCTCATCCATAACATGAGTTGTGACCAAAATAGTCCTGCCTTCATCCCGCAATTTATGCAGCTCACCCCAGATTTGACGACGCAACGCCGGATCAATCCCAACAGTAGGTTCATCCAAAATCAAAACTTCACTATCGCCAAGCATCGCAATTGCCAACGATAACCGCCGTTTCATTCCCCCAGAGTAACCACTGACACGCTTGTTCAAATCATTGGTCAATTCAACAACTTCAGCAACATGGAGAATCTGGCGATTAGCTTTTTGACCAGCAACGCCTTTCATATCAGCGTAAAACGGGAGATTTTCTTTGGCAGTCAAGGCATCATATAAAGCATCCGTCTGTGCCATATAACCGATTCGATTTAACAATTGACGATTCGGCATAACTTTTCCAAAGACCGTGGCGGTACCCTGTTGTGTCTTTTCCATCCCTAAAATAATCTTGATAATGGTTGATTTACCAGCACCGGATGGCCCAATCAATCCGATTATCTTGCCTTGCGGTATATCAAAATTAATATGGTTTAGAACAGTTTCTTTACCAAATTTTTTAACAACATCTTTCATGGAGATAATTGCATTTGCCATAACTATTACCTTCTAGCTTGTTTATTAATTTAAAGGTGAGTGTTTGGTTACTCACTTGATGAATAAAGAATAATACCCTAAAAAAACTTTGTCAACAATTGGGGTATCATTTCTTATTCTCTTTCTTTAAAGCCGTTTTAAATTAATGCTATTCAGAACTACTTGTAGCACAATATACATACGAGGTGATTAAAATGAAGTTAGAGAAAACATCAAAAGTTCAGATTAGTACGACTATTGATCATAATATTAAAATTAAGGCCCAAAGCATTCTCGCTAACAACGATTTAACTATTAATGAATATTTGGAAATGGCCCTAACAGATGTCGCAAATAATGGACTACCTGAATACTTCGTAAATCCATCCTCAGAATTAACTGCTTCAATATTAGAGGCTAATGAAGTAATAAGTAATCAGAAAGACACTCCAAATATTACTACCACTCGTGAAGAATTAAACCGAATGCTAAACTCATAAAAATGGCAAAAAAAAGAAAACTCCAACCAAAACTCAGAGTTTTCAATATATAAGATAAAACCAATAACCTAGCTGGAGGTCGTCTGGGAAAATACATTTTGCCATGAAGGTGGCGTTATGGCTTTAGCCATTACACCACGGGACGAGTTTGGATACTTGCAGAACTGTGGCAAGGATTCAAATCGAGGTGCGAGACCGCTCTTTGGCTCGGACCGGTCCCCATGGCAGAACTGTATTTTCCCAGACAACCGGAAGCGGCCCATTTAACAATACGCCTCAAGCGCCTTACGAACTTGGTCTAACGAGATATCGGGACAATGATCATCAGAATTGCACAATGCTCTTTCATAAAGTTG contains:
- a CDS encoding ABC transporter permease, encoding MKRTWSIAKRVLKELFRDKRTLALMFVAPILILVLMKVVFTSNSTTNVNIATVNVQSSLVTQIKKVDHIKVYKYATQAKANKALKNQKVDGIVRYKNGNFYVKNANTDASKTTATKAALKASMVATNIEELKTTLKSLAANNPQAAAMMQSKNQKTPKIHNSYVYGDKDTSFFDKILPILMGFFVFFFVFLISGMALLKERTTGTLDRLLATPVRRSEIVFGYMISYGLLAIVQTLVIVLFTIYVLKVEVIGSMWNVVIVNVILAMVALAFGILMSTFAKSEFQMMQFIPIIVIPQVFFSGIIPLDTMAHWVQNISYILPLKYSGQATADVVMSGAKLSQIQAPIGALLVFLVVLTILNILGLKRYRKV
- a CDS encoding type II toxin-antitoxin system RelB/DinJ family antitoxin; translated protein: MKLEKTSKVQISTTIDHNIKIKAQSILANNDLTINEYLEMALTDVANNGLPEYFVNPSSELTASILEANEVISNQKDTPNITTTREELNRMLNS
- a CDS encoding sensor histidine kinase yields the protein MTFFKYLRDHIYSILIVLVGMTFVELVLYLDPHVNFNPGTLIYTWILAMVFLVANLAISYTHKKTWFQQLENYQEDLSKELYGARNNEQKFIQSKINNISMEYRNELTELYQNQKDQREYTESWVHDIKVPLAALKLSQDDDLDPDLIAEELDQIDYLVDQALYFARLNNFSNDYLIQEQDLNDIVKACIRTNKRLFISKRIGINFDITDKKILTDEKWLSFIINQILANSLKYTDNGGKISVFTTTDDNNIELHIKDNGIGIADQDISRIFNKGFTGSNGRKSGSKSTGMGLYLTKKMVDKLGHTISVNSHPGDGTETIITFLDLPYYK
- a CDS encoding TetR/AcrR family transcriptional regulator yields the protein MAEQQISKDFKAWVEDSDMPAGKKKVVLAALKLFSAQGFDGTSTQEIAKESGMSQATIFKYFKTKEDLLYFIIAPLMENIIPVYVEDFQNSLQAHGNNLKSFIHYVVRSRYQFIADNREVASIMLSEILTKDKVKAKFMELISERGAGIFKVFTDLVENSDEVRSDIKPESIIRLIVSQVLVYFLQNYKIFGVKSDMQVNEDLDEIEKLIISAIEK
- a CDS encoding ABC transporter ATP-binding protein translates to MANAIISMKDVVKKFGKETVLNHINFDIPQGKIIGLIGPSGAGKSTIIKIILGMEKTQQGTATVFGKVMPNRQLLNRIGYMAQTDALYDALTAKENLPFYADMKGVAGQKANRQILHVAEVVELTNDLNKRVSGYSGGMKRRLSLAIAMLGDSEVLILDEPTVGIDPALRRQIWGELHKLRDEGRTILVTTHVMDEAELVDDVALILGGQLIAYDTPANLKAQYNENTIENVFLKVEYENEKNVVYR